One window of Chryseobacterium sp. JJR-5R genomic DNA carries:
- a CDS encoding polysaccharide biosynthesis tyrosine autokinase: MIPGKDTTTERVETQKEKYGSFALFDIEHFLRRLLKNWYWFAFMFFIGYAISWVYSKYYAQNIYASNISLSISNNTSSFFTPNQSINFIWGQGGNQDGVYLKKMLLSRTHNEFLVKELDLFVNYSTKGVIKSTYLDRDDSPVSFQIDRKHLQQMDYPVTLVPKGKNTFEVVLPEDGQSTNLYSYEAESFSNINPYQRPANKIIKIGEWYTSPNLRFRLIANPKKSEIKLENIIVKLYTVNQSVTNIVSNIGVDFDKEIGTIMIITKTGYNLNSTVNFLNMSVNQLQKRRLADKLTVDKNTDVYLKDNLERIRKKLDSSADVLNYMKTSEKLYDIKDRDEKSLTKIKELEAKKADIESKITSLNQIKQSLEAQSFEKMISTTAAGFQDGFFSASVSELKALYLKKREMALIYKPDSEPMKEINRLIDDAKMNSSGALRNYYSGYYNEIGKINQQVDQANSDLSTYPEKQRRYLDAERGYSMIEATYNSLMGRQNETQMRMAGNQSDITVIDPAKNVGQPPIAPNIKATKLGIIGGLLVLPLLFILIGELLDNKIRNIKELLNATRIPLLGVIGNNSNENMLTVLDQPKSSVSEAFRGLRANVRFLSGENGESKTILITSSIGGEGKTYVSINLASVLGLSDKKTILLGMDLRKPKIFGDFKIDNKYGISNYLTGEVEMEQIINKTRIPNLDVATSGPIPPNPSELLMSDRNIKFIEDLKELYDFIIIDSPPVGLVADSYELMKYSDANIYVVRHEYTEKYMLKMITEKYHNGEINHLGIVYNDYTVKQGYGYGYGYGYGYGYFDEDKFYREPLLIRIRNKVQQIFNKK; this comes from the coding sequence ATGATTCCAGGAAAAGATACTACGACAGAGAGAGTGGAGACCCAAAAGGAAAAATACGGCTCTTTCGCTCTGTTTGATATTGAACATTTTTTAAGAAGATTGCTGAAAAACTGGTATTGGTTTGCTTTTATGTTTTTCATAGGGTACGCAATTTCCTGGGTCTACAGCAAATATTACGCACAGAATATATATGCTTCCAATATTTCATTAAGTATTTCCAATAATACATCAAGCTTTTTTACGCCCAATCAGTCAATTAATTTCATCTGGGGACAGGGTGGAAACCAGGACGGTGTATATCTGAAAAAAATGCTTTTATCAAGAACCCATAATGAGTTTTTGGTTAAAGAGCTTGATCTTTTTGTTAATTACTCTACAAAAGGAGTTATAAAATCCACTTATCTGGATAGGGACGATTCTCCTGTATCCTTCCAGATAGACAGGAAGCATCTTCAGCAGATGGATTATCCGGTGACCCTGGTTCCTAAAGGTAAAAATACATTTGAAGTGGTTCTTCCGGAAGACGGACAGTCCACTAATCTGTACAGTTATGAGGCAGAAAGCTTCTCCAACATTAATCCCTATCAGAGGCCGGCCAATAAGATAATAAAAATCGGAGAGTGGTATACATCACCGAATCTTAGGTTCAGGCTGATTGCCAATCCCAAAAAGTCCGAAATCAAGCTTGAAAATATTATTGTCAAACTATACACGGTAAACCAGTCGGTTACCAATATTGTTTCCAATATAGGAGTGGATTTTGATAAGGAGATCGGTACCATTATGATCATAACGAAGACGGGATATAATCTTAACAGCACAGTGAACTTTCTCAACATGTCTGTCAACCAGCTGCAGAAACGCAGATTAGCTGATAAACTAACGGTTGATAAAAATACAGATGTTTATTTAAAAGATAATCTTGAAAGAATCAGGAAAAAACTGGATTCAAGTGCTGATGTCTTGAATTATATGAAAACCAGTGAAAAGCTCTACGATATCAAAGACCGTGATGAGAAATCCTTAACAAAGATTAAAGAACTGGAGGCCAAAAAGGCAGATATCGAAAGCAAGATCACTTCCTTAAACCAGATCAAACAAAGCCTGGAAGCCCAGAGTTTTGAAAAAATGATCAGTACTACGGCGGCCGGTTTTCAGGATGGGTTCTTCAGTGCTTCAGTTTCTGAGCTTAAAGCATTATATCTGAAAAAACGTGAAATGGCATTGATCTATAAGCCGGATTCTGAGCCGATGAAAGAGATCAACAGATTGATTGACGATGCTAAAATGAATTCTAGCGGTGCCTTGAGGAATTACTATTCAGGATATTATAATGAGATCGGAAAAATCAACCAGCAGGTGGATCAGGCAAACTCAGATCTGTCAACCTACCCTGAAAAACAGAGAAGGTACCTGGATGCGGAAAGAGGGTACAGTATGATTGAAGCTACCTACAACAGTTTGATGGGAAGACAGAATGAAACCCAGATGAGAATGGCGGGCAACCAGTCGGATATTACCGTGATTGACCCGGCGAAGAATGTAGGACAGCCACCAATTGCACCTAATATAAAAGCAACAAAATTAGGGATCATAGGTGGGCTGTTGGTTTTGCCATTGCTGTTTATTTTAATAGGAGAATTGCTGGACAACAAAATCAGGAATATCAAAGAACTGCTTAATGCCACCAGGATTCCGCTGCTCGGCGTGATCGGGAATAACAGTAATGAAAATATGCTTACCGTACTGGATCAGCCAAAATCTTCCGTTTCAGAGGCTTTCAGGGGACTTAGAGCGAATGTGCGGTTCTTATCCGGTGAAAACGGTGAGAGCAAAACGATACTCATTACCTCTTCAATCGGGGGAGAAGGGAAAACCTATGTTTCCATTAACCTGGCCTCGGTGCTTGGTTTAAGTGATAAAAAAACAATCCTTCTGGGAATGGACCTCAGAAAACCTAAGATCTTCGGGGATTTTAAAATCGACAATAAATACGGGATTTCAAATTACCTGACCGGTGAAGTGGAAATGGAACAGATCATCAACAAAACGAGAATCCCTAACCTTGACGTGGCAACCTCCGGACCTATCCCGCCAAACCCTTCCGAGCTTTTGATGAGCGACAGGAATATCAAGTTTATAGAAGATCTTAAAGAACTTTATGATTTTATCATCATTGATTCTCCACCTGTAGGCCTGGTAGCGGATTCTTATGAACTGATGAAATATTCGGATGCGAATATCTATGTGGTGCGTCATGAATATACGGAAAAATATATGCTGAAGATGATTACCGAGAAATACCATAACGGAGAAATCAATCATCTGGGAATCGTGTATAATGACTATACTGTTAAGCAGGGCTATGGGTACGGCTACGGTTATGGCTATGGTTACGGCTACTTTGATGAAGACAAATTCTATAGAGAACCTTTACTGATAAGAATTAGGAATAAAGTTCAGCAGATATTCAATAAAAAATAA